One genomic segment of Chitinibacter sp. FCG-7 includes these proteins:
- a CDS encoding phosphatidate cytidylyltransferase translates to MPEFLLQMAPELRWALLAVFALLLVASSAIALLGVRYPGKDWRELKARINTWWWIVLVFSLTLIGQLQIALAVFGLISFLAFKEYLTLSNTRQADHVVLFWAYLAIPLQYFWIGIAWYGMFVLFIPVYMLLLLPMRMVLIGETKGFLQSASSLHWGLMICVFSLSHLAALLTLPGSPAEGAKLVFFLVALTQANDVAQYLWGKSIGRRKASPTVSPNKTLGGLLGGIFTTTLLAWLIAPYLTPLSPLYAACAGVLIGTMGFIGDIVISAVKRDLGVKDSGTLLPGHGGILDRLDSLTYTAPLFFHFIRYLYF, encoded by the coding sequence ATGCCTGAATTTCTGCTACAGATGGCGCCAGAGCTGCGCTGGGCGCTGCTTGCCGTGTTTGCGCTACTTCTTGTCGCCAGTAGCGCGATTGCGCTGCTGGGCGTGCGTTATCCCGGCAAAGATTGGCGCGAGCTTAAAGCGCGGATTAACACCTGGTGGTGGATTGTGCTGGTGTTTTCGCTCACGCTGATCGGGCAATTGCAGATTGCACTGGCGGTATTTGGCCTGATCAGTTTTCTGGCGTTTAAAGAATATCTAACGCTATCAAATACCCGCCAAGCCGACCATGTGGTGCTGTTCTGGGCGTATCTGGCGATTCCATTGCAATATTTCTGGATCGGCATTGCTTGGTACGGCATGTTTGTGCTGTTTATTCCGGTGTATATGTTGTTGCTGTTGCCGATGCGCATGGTCTTGATTGGTGAAACCAAAGGCTTTCTCCAGTCGGCTTCGTCTTTGCACTGGGGCTTGATGATTTGCGTCTTTAGCCTCTCGCATCTGGCCGCGCTGCTCACTTTGCCTGGCTCGCCTGCGGAAGGCGCGAAGTTGGTATTTTTTCTGGTCGCGCTGACGCAAGCCAACGATGTCGCGCAGTATCTATGGGGCAAATCAATCGGTCGGCGCAAAGCCAGCCCGACGGTTAGCCCGAATAAAACCCTGGGTGGATTACTGGGCGGGATTTTCACGACGACCTTGCTGGCCTGGCTGATCGCGCCGTATCTGACGCCACTGTCACCGCTGTATGCCGCGTGCGCTGGCGTGCTGATCGGCACCATGGGTTTTATTGGCGATATTGTGATTTCGGCGGTGAAGCGTGATTTGGGCGTCAAAGACTCTGGGACGCTATTGCCCGGCCACGGCGGTATTCTGGATAGACTCGATTCACTGACCTATACCGCGCCGCTATTTTTCCACTTTATTCGTTACCTCTACTTCTAG
- a CDS encoding multifunctional CCA addition/repair protein: MQIYRVGGAVRDRLLGLPVKDIDWVVVGATPEQMLELGYQAVGKDFPVFLHPDTRQEYALARTERKSGHGYTGFTVHASPEVTLEEDLLRRDLTINAIAEDANGNLIDPFNGQADLKAKILRHVSPAFAEDPVRILRLARFAARFGFSTAPETMALMRQMVADGEADHLVPERVWQELAKGLMADKPSLMFAVLRECGALARIAPEIDALWGVPQRADYHPEVDTGLHTMLVLDYAAAQRRHLGTDPTAAQGARLGSDSPAAQDSQLGQDSSAAQSWPLATRFAALCHDLGKALTPADILPRHIQHESRGVPQVEALCQRLRVPSDCRDLAVMTCREHTLVHTAEQLRAETVLKLFIRCDAFRRPERFNQMLDACLADARGRYQFEDCDYPQPDYLRRLLAAANAVNAGEIAQQCSDKKQIPQAVEAARIAAIKAAILIEA, from the coding sequence ATGCAAATCTATCGCGTTGGCGGCGCTGTGCGCGACCGTTTATTGGGTTTGCCCGTCAAAGACATTGACTGGGTGGTGGTCGGTGCAACGCCGGAGCAAATGCTTGAGCTGGGCTATCAGGCCGTCGGCAAAGACTTTCCGGTGTTTCTGCATCCAGATACCCGTCAGGAGTATGCGCTTGCACGCACTGAGCGTAAAAGCGGTCACGGCTATACTGGTTTTACTGTTCATGCCAGCCCGGAGGTGACGCTGGAGGAAGACTTGCTGCGCCGCGATCTGACAATCAATGCCATCGCGGAAGACGCCAACGGCAATTTAATTGATCCATTCAATGGTCAGGCCGATTTGAAAGCCAAAATTTTGCGCCATGTTTCGCCTGCATTTGCCGAAGACCCGGTGCGCATTTTGCGCCTTGCCCGATTTGCTGCCAGATTTGGTTTTAGCACCGCGCCGGAAACGATGGCACTGATGCGGCAAATGGTCGCCGATGGCGAAGCCGATCATCTGGTGCCCGAGCGCGTCTGGCAGGAACTGGCCAAAGGCCTGATGGCAGACAAGCCCAGCCTGATGTTTGCGGTGCTCAGAGAATGCGGCGCGCTGGCGCGCATTGCGCCGGAAATCGACGCACTGTGGGGCGTGCCGCAACGCGCCGACTATCACCCCGAAGTCGATACCGGCCTGCACACCATGCTGGTGCTCGACTATGCCGCCGCGCAGCGGAGGCATCTGGGAACCGATCCTACCGCCGCGCAAGGCGCACGGCTCGGTTCGGATTCTCCCGCCGCGCAAGACTCGCAGCTCGGACAGGACTCTAGCGCAGCGCAGAGCTGGCCTCTCGCCACGCGCTTTGCGGCCTTGTGCCACGACTTGGGCAAGGCGCTGACGCCAGCCGATATTTTGCCGCGTCATATCCAGCATGAATCACGCGGAGTGCCGCAGGTTGAGGCGCTGTGCCAGCGTTTGCGCGTGCCCAGCGATTGTCGCGATCTGGCGGTGATGACGTGTCGCGAGCACACGCTGGTGCATACAGCCGAGCAATTGCGCGCCGAAACCGTACTTAAGCTGTTTATCCGCTGTGACGCATTCCGCCGCCCAGAACGCTTTAATCAAATGCTCGATGCCTGTCTGGCCGACGCACGCGGCCGTTACCAGTTTGAAGATTGTGATTATCCGCAGCCCGACTATTTGCGCCGCTTGCTGGCGGCGGCCAATGCGGTCAATGCCGGTGAAATTGCGCAGCAATGCAGCGATAAAAAGCAGATCCCACAGGCGGTGGAGGCCGCCAGAATCGCTGCGATCAAGGCGGCGATCTTGATTGAGGCCTGA
- the cysK gene encoding cysteine synthase A has product MKIANNVTELIGKTPLVRLNRINDGGATIVAKLEYMNPSHSVKDRIAVSMIDAAEAAGKIGPDTVIVEPTSGNTGIGLAMVCAARGYKLVLTMPETMSKERRALLRGYGAELILTPGPEGMGGAIGKAKALTEEHANYFMPQQFENPANPEIHRNTTAVELWEDTDGQIDILISGVGTGGTITGVAEVIKAKKPSFQAIAIEPDASPVLSGGAKGPHPIQGIGAGFVPAVLNTHIYDEVIRVTNDDAFATARAMATQEGILCGISAGAATWAAIQVARRPENAGKLIAVIIPSFGERYLSTKLFEGLAD; this is encoded by the coding sequence ATGAAAATCGCCAATAATGTCACCGAATTGATCGGCAAAACGCCGCTGGTACGCCTGAATCGCATCAACGACGGCGGCGCGACCATCGTCGCCAAGCTTGAATACATGAATCCTTCGCATTCGGTCAAAGACCGGATCGCGGTCAGCATGATCGACGCCGCCGAAGCCGCTGGCAAAATCGGCCCGGACACGGTGATTGTCGAGCCGACCTCGGGCAATACCGGCATTGGTCTGGCGATGGTCTGCGCGGCGCGCGGCTACAAACTGGTGCTGACGATGCCGGAAACGATGTCGAAAGAGCGTCGCGCACTGCTGCGCGGCTATGGTGCCGAATTGATTCTGACACCCGGCCCCGAAGGCATGGGCGGCGCGATTGGCAAAGCCAAAGCATTGACCGAAGAGCACGCCAATTACTTTATGCCGCAGCAATTTGAAAACCCGGCCAATCCGGAAATTCACCGCAACACCACCGCCGTTGAATTGTGGGAAGACACCGATGGCCAGATCGATATTCTGATTTCCGGCGTAGGCACCGGCGGCACGATTACCGGCGTTGCCGAAGTCATCAAGGCGAAAAAACCATCATTCCAGGCGATTGCCATCGAGCCCGATGCCAGCCCAGTACTCTCCGGCGGCGCCAAAGGCCCGCACCCGATTCAGGGCATTGGTGCCGGTTTTGTTCCGGCCGTGCTCAACACGCATATTTATGATGAAGTGATTCGCGTAACGAACGACGATGCATTTGCCACAGCACGTGCGATGGCAACGCAGGAAGGTATTTTGTGCGGCATTTCAGCAGGCGCAGCAACCTGGGCAGCGATTCAAGTTGCACGCCGCCCGGAAAACGCGGGTAAATTGATTGCGGTGATTATTCCATCGTTTGGCGAGCGTTATTTGTCGACCAAGCTGTTTGAAGGCTTGGCCGATTAA
- a CDS encoding CDP-alcohol phosphatidyltransferase family protein: protein MSIYQLKSTFQQLLRPLVRQLARLGVTANAVTMAALLVSVALGVVLGMATLLHSEASWVWLSLPIWLFIRMALNAIDGMLAREHGQQSHLGAILNEVGDVLADAALLLPFMILAWQLDEALAVPLILASLILSILTEYIAVLGPMLGASRRYDGPLGKSDRAFVLGVLGLAHGLAWLPSGTSVLSWVFAAFTLLLLLTCIKRARAILSEVKHA from the coding sequence ATGTCGATTTATCAACTCAAATCCACTTTTCAGCAGCTGCTACGCCCGCTGGTGCGTCAGCTGGCGCGTCTGGGTGTCACTGCGAACGCGGTGACTATGGCCGCGCTGCTGGTTTCGGTGGCGCTGGGCGTTGTGCTGGGTATGGCAACGCTATTGCACAGTGAAGCAAGCTGGGTCTGGTTGTCATTACCCATCTGGCTATTTATCCGCATGGCCTTGAACGCGATTGACGGCATGTTGGCGCGTGAGCACGGGCAGCAAAGCCATCTGGGCGCAATTTTGAACGAAGTGGGCGATGTGCTCGCTGATGCGGCGCTGCTACTGCCATTTATGATTCTGGCCTGGCAGCTGGATGAGGCGCTGGCCGTGCCCTTGATTCTGGCCTCGCTGATTTTATCGATTCTGACCGAATACATCGCTGTGCTTGGCCCCATGCTAGGCGCAAGCCGCCGTTATGACGGCCCGCTGGGTAAAAGTGACCGAGCTTTTGTACTGGGCGTGCTGGGGCTGGCGCATGGTTTGGCTTGGCTGCCCAGCGGTACATCAGTGCTGAGTTGGGTGTTTGCGGCGTTCACGCTGTTATTGCTGCTTACCTGCATCAAGCGTGCCCGCGCCATTTTAAGCGAGGTAAAACATGCCTGA
- a CDS encoding lysophospholipid acyltransferase family protein, whose translation MFNLRTLFVLLVARPVVKLWLGLTVRNADRLPHQGPAIVIANHNSHLDILTLYSLFDLKDITNVRPAAAADYFLRNRALAWFATQVIGIIPVQRGGAKKGSDPLAGCREALQQGKVLILFPEGTRGEPEQLSEIKSGLWYLAQEFPEAPIVPVYMHGLGRAMGRGQWLPIPFFVDVAIGRPLPWLPERPLFKAQIAEQFQSLRKKVLPTQESV comes from the coding sequence ATGTTCAATCTCAGAACCTTATTTGTCCTGCTGGTGGCGCGCCCGGTGGTGAAGCTGTGGCTGGGGCTGACGGTGCGCAATGCCGATCGCCTGCCGCACCAAGGCCCGGCAATCGTCATCGCCAACCACAATAGCCATCTCGATATTCTCACGTTGTATTCGCTGTTTGATTTAAAAGACATCACCAATGTTCGCCCGGCTGCGGCGGCGGATTATTTTTTGCGCAATCGTGCGCTGGCGTGGTTTGCCACGCAGGTGATCGGCATTATTCCGGTGCAGCGCGGTGGCGCCAAAAAAGGCAGCGATCCATTAGCGGGCTGCCGCGAAGCCCTGCAGCAAGGCAAGGTGCTGATTTTATTTCCCGAAGGCACGCGCGGTGAGCCTGAGCAGCTCTCCGAAATTAAATCGGGCCTGTGGTATCTGGCACAGGAGTTTCCCGAAGCACCGATTGTGCCGGTGTATATGCACGGGCTTGGCCGCGCAATGGGGCGCGGGCAGTGGTTGCCGATTCCGTTTTTTGTTGATGTCGCGATAGGCCGGCCTTTGCCCTGGCTGCCCGAGCGTCCGCTGTTTAAGGCGCAAATTGCCGAACAATTTCAATCTTTACGCAAGAAAGTTCTTCCCACACAGGAGTCTGTTTGA
- a CDS encoding bifunctional alpha/beta hydrolase/class I SAM-dependent methyltransferase: MRQIRECQESQFSSFDQHGIFYRHWPAAGEGGARRAVVLLHRGHEHSGRVQHIVDELGLDDAAFFAWDARGHGRNEGKRGYSPSLASTVRDLDCFIKHITHEHGYAPQDIIVIAQSVGAVLASTWVHDYAPNIRALVLAAPAFKVKLYVPAARTGIALMQKLRGQFFVNSYVKARFLSHDPERIASYERDPLITRPIASHILLALYETAERIIDDAGAITVPTQVLISGADFVVHHGPQHEFFERLGSTVKEKHVLDGFYHDTLGELEREKAFALIRSFITKVDLGVLPQDLSQADVHGYTYNEYRALQQPLSLLSPKRWEFGITRRTLASIGKLSGGIQLGWQTGFDSGSTLDYVYRNQANGITPLGKLGDRAYLDSVGWRGIRQRKIHLQELIGDAVRSLHAAGKPVRIVDIAAGHGRYILDAIDGLPFDDVLLRDYSDINVKAGQSMIAQRGLSDKARFAQGNAFDRDSLATLDPQPTLAVVSGLYELFPENQGIRDSLAGLAAAVPEGGYLVYTNQPWHPQLEMIARTLTSHKDGKAWVMRRRTQAEMDQLVAAAGFEKIGQRIDEWGIFTVSIAQRKIAATVASSNTRDALGEVMP, from the coding sequence ATGCGTCAAATCCGTGAATGTCAGGAAAGCCAGTTTTCATCGTTTGATCAGCACGGGATTTTTTACCGCCACTGGCCTGCTGCAGGCGAGGGCGGGGCACGGCGGGCCGTGGTCTTGCTGCACCGTGGTCACGAACACTCCGGACGCGTTCAGCATATTGTTGACGAGCTGGGTCTGGACGACGCGGCTTTCTTTGCCTGGGACGCGCGCGGCCATGGCCGCAATGAAGGGAAGCGTGGCTATTCGCCGAGCTTGGCCAGCACCGTGCGCGATCTGGATTGCTTTATCAAACACATTACGCATGAACATGGTTACGCGCCGCAAGATATTATCGTGATCGCGCAAAGCGTCGGCGCAGTGCTGGCGAGTACTTGGGTGCACGATTACGCGCCGAATATCCGTGCTCTGGTGCTGGCTGCTCCTGCGTTTAAAGTGAAGTTGTATGTCCCCGCAGCGCGCACCGGCATTGCCTTGATGCAAAAATTGCGCGGCCAGTTTTTTGTGAATTCCTACGTTAAAGCGCGCTTTCTGAGCCACGATCCCGAACGCATCGCCAGCTATGAGCGCGACCCGCTGATCACGCGGCCGATTGCCTCGCATATTTTGCTGGCGCTGTATGAAACTGCTGAGCGCATTATCGACGACGCGGGCGCGATCACTGTGCCGACACAAGTGCTGATCTCGGGCGCGGATTTTGTCGTGCACCACGGCCCACAGCACGAGTTTTTCGAACGCCTGGGCTCTACTGTGAAAGAAAAACACGTTCTCGACGGCTTTTATCACGACACGCTGGGCGAGCTGGAGCGCGAAAAAGCCTTTGCGCTGATCCGCAGTTTTATCACCAAAGTTGATCTGGGGGTATTGCCTCAGGATCTAAGCCAGGCTGACGTACATGGCTATACCTATAACGAGTATCGCGCCCTGCAGCAGCCTTTGAGCCTGCTCAGCCCCAAACGCTGGGAATTTGGCATCACCCGCCGCACTTTGGCCAGCATCGGCAAATTGTCGGGCGGGATTCAATTGGGTTGGCAAACCGGTTTTGATTCGGGCTCGACGCTCGATTATGTGTATCGCAATCAGGCCAACGGCATTACGCCGTTGGGCAAGCTCGGCGATCGGGCCTATCTCGACTCGGTGGGCTGGCGCGGTATTCGCCAGCGCAAAATCCATTTGCAAGAGCTGATTGGCGACGCGGTGCGTAGTTTGCACGCGGCGGGCAAACCGGTGCGCATTGTTGATATTGCCGCCGGGCATGGCCGCTATATTCTCGATGCGATTGATGGCCTGCCTTTTGATGATGTGCTGCTGCGTGACTACAGCGACATCAACGTCAAAGCCGGGCAATCCATGATTGCGCAGCGCGGCCTGAGCGATAAGGCACGCTTTGCGCAAGGCAATGCCTTTGATCGCGATAGTCTGGCAACGCTAGACCCGCAGCCGACGCTGGCGGTGGTGTCGGGTCTGTACGAGTTATTCCCCGAAAATCAGGGCATCCGCGACTCGCTCGCCGGTTTGGCCGCGGCCGTGCCCGAAGGCGGCTATCTGGTTTACACCAATCAGCCGTGGCATCCGCAGCTGGAAATGATTGCCCGCACGCTGACCAGCCACAAAGATGGCAAAGCCTGGGTCATGCGCCGCCGCACGCAGGCCGAAATGGATCAGCTTGTCGCCGCAGCAGGCTTTGAAAAAATCGGCCAACGCATCGACGAGTGGGGAATTTTTACCGTTTCGATTGCACAGCGTAAAATCGCGGCAACGGTCGCCAGTTCAAACACTCGCGACGCTCTGGGCGAAGTGATGCCCTAA